In Rattus norvegicus strain BN/NHsdMcwi chromosome 1, GRCr8, whole genome shotgun sequence, a genomic segment contains:
- the Tacc2 gene encoding transforming acidic coiled-coil-containing protein 2 isoform X36: protein MAFDSWQMWSPVEWARWMWAAVSSSGDSRLLAAQENSRKRSSDSEEAFETPESTTPVKAPPAPPPPPPEVTPEPEVIEPPAPEEPGCISEPVVVPDGPRSESVEGSPFRPSHSSSAVFDEDKPIASSGTYNLDFDSIELVDNFQSLEPCSADYKGQECKVSTRRKSTESVPPSKTTLSRSLSLQASDFDGASCPGSPEAGTLATDACGTGSNSASSTLKRTKKTRPPSLKKKQATKKPTETPPVKETQQEPGEESPVPSEEHLAPETKTESATPEGTGCTLSEETSLESAAVPTATCPLTLESVEDVSPLVSGGGRVQNSPPVGRKSVPLTTASEAVEVTLPDGGGQEDLPAKGLSVRLEFDYSEDKGSWESQQENAPPTKKIGKKPVAKMPLRRPKLKKTPEKLDNTPASPPRSPAEPSDIPIAKGTYTFDIDKWDDPNFNPFSSTSKMQESPTLSQQSYNFDPDACEESLDPFKASSKTPSSPSKSPASFEIPASTIEADGDGLNKPAKKKKTPLKTDTFRVKKSPKRSPLSDPPSQDPTPAATPEAPPVSTVVHATDEEKLAVTSQKWTCMTVDLDADKQDFPQPSDLSNFVNETKFNSPSEELDYRNSYEIEYMEKLGSSLPQDDDTPKKQALYLMFDTPQESPVKSPPVRMSDSPTPCSGSSFEDTEALVNATAKLQHPVPRGLASNQEPLLQLPEKSSQKELEAMALGTPAEAIEIREATHPPDVSISKTTLYSRIGPTEVEKPPGLLFQQPDLDSALQVARAEVIAKEREVSEWRDKYEESRREVVEMRKIVAEYEKTIAQMIEDEQREKSISHQTVQQLVLEKEQALADLNSVEKSLADLFRRYEKMKEVLEGFRKNEEVLKKCAQEYLSRVKKEEQRYQALKVHAEEKLDRANAEIAQVRGKAQQEQAAYQASLRKEQLRVDALERTLEQKNKEIEELTKICDELIAKMGKS, encoded by the exons ATGGCTTTTGACTCCTGGCAGATGTGGTCCCCAGTGGAATGGGCCCGGTGGATGTGGGCAGCCGTGAGCAGCAGTGGGGACTCCAGGCTGCTAGCTGCCCAGGAAAACTCCAGGAAGAG GAGTTCCGACTCTGAGGAAGCCTTTGAGACCCCCGAGTCAACAACCCCTGTCAAAGCTCCACcagctcctccccctccaccccctgaAGTCACCCCGGAGCCTGAGGTCATCGAACCACCAGCCCCAGAAGAACCAG GATGCATTTCTGAGCCGGTCGTGGTTCCCGATGGCCCTCGCAGCGAGTCCGTGGAAGGAAGCCCTTTCCGTCCTTCGCACTCCTCCTCGGCGGTGTTCGATGAAGACAAGCCGATAGCCAGCAGCGGGACATACAACTTAGACTTTGACAGCATCGAGCTGGTGGATAACTTTCAGAGTTTGGAGCCATGCTCTGCCGACTATAAGGGTCAGGAGTGTAAGGTGAGCACGCGGAGGAAATCCACCGAGTCCGTGCCACCCTCCAAGACCACGCTGTCCCGCTCGCTCAGCCTGCAAGCCAGCGACTTCGACGGTGCTTCGTGCCCCGGCAGCCCGGAAGCTGGGACCCTTGCCACAGATGCGTGTGGCACAGGATCCAACAGTGCTTCTAGCACCCTTAAGCGAACTAAAAAAACACGGCCACcttccttaaaaaagaaacaagctacCAAGAAACCCACAGAAACCCCCCCAGTGAAGGAGACCCAACAGGAGCCAGGTGAAGAGAGTCCGGTGCCCAGTGAGGAACACTTAGcaccagagacaaagacagaatcgGCCACACCTGAGGGCACTGGTTGCACCTTGTCAGAAGAGACATCTCTGGAGTCTGCTGCTGTGCCCACAGCTACCTGTCCTCTGACTTTGGAGAGTGTGGAAGACGTTAGCCCTCTGGTTTCTGGAGGTGGCAGAGTGCAGAACTCACCCCCTGTGGGGAGGAAATCAGTGCCTCTTACCACAGCCTCTGAGGCAGTGGAGGTGACGCTGCCGGACGGTGGGGGGCAAGAGGACTTGCCTGCCAAAGGGCTGTCAGTGAGGCTGGAGTTTGACTACTCTGAGGACAAGGGAAGTTGGGAGAGTCAGCAGGAGAACGCCCCTCCCACCAAAAAGATAGGCAAGAAGCCAGTTGCCAAAATGCCCCTAAGGAGGCCAAAGCTGAAAAAGACCCCAGAGAAACTGGACaacactcctgcctcacctccaaGGTCCCCTGCTGAACCCAGTGACATCCCTATTGCTAAAGGTACCTACACCTTTGATATAGACAAGTGGGATGACCCCAATTTTAACCCTTTTTCCTCCACCTCGAAAATGCAAGAGTCTCCCACACTGTCCCAACAATCGTACAACTTTGACCCCGACGCCTGTGAAGAGTCCCTTGACCCCTTTAAGGCATCCTCTAAGACCCCCAGTTCACCttctaaatccccagcctctttCGAGATCCCAGCCAGCACCATCGAAGCGGACGGGGATGGGTTGAATAAACCCGCCAAGAAGAAGAAGACTCCATTGAAGAC TGACACATTTAGGGTGAAGAAGTCTCCAAAGCGGTCTCCTCTGTCTGATCCGCCTTCTCAG GACCCCACTCCAGCTGCCACACCGGAAGCACCTCCAGTCTCTACCGTGGTCCACGCCACAGATGAGGAAAAGTTGGCCGTCACTAGCCAGAAGTGGACATGTATGACAGTGGACTTGGATGCTGACAAACAGGATTTCCCGCAGCCCTCAGACCTATCTAACTTTGTAAATGAGACCAAATTCAATTCACCCTCGGAGG agctggACTACAGAAACTCCTATGAAATTGAATACATGGAAAAGCTTGGCTCCTCCTTACCT CAGGACGATGACACTCCGAAGAAGCAGGCCTTGTACCTTATGTTTGACACCCCTCAGGAGAGCCCCGTCAAGTCTCCTCCGGTCCGGATGTCGGATTCCCCAACTCCATGTTCAGG GTCGAGTTTTGAGGACACCGAAGCCCTGGTGAATGCAACAGCAAAGCTCCAGCATCCAGTCCCTAGAGGGCTGGCCTCCAATCAGGAGCCTCTCTTGCAGCTGCCGGAAAAATCCTCCCAGAAGGAGCTGGAGGCCATGGCCTTGGGCACCCCCGCAGAAGCAATTGAAATC AGGGAAGCCACTCACCCACCAGATGTCTCCATCTCCAAAACTACCTTGTACTCCCGCATCGGGCCCACCGAGGTGGAGAAACCCCCAGGCCTTCTGTTCCAGCAGCCAGACCTGGACTCTGCACTCCAAGTTGCCAGAGCAGAG GTCATCGCCAAGGAGAGAGAAGTCTCAGAGTGGAGGGATAAATATGAAGAAAGCCGGCGGGAAGTGGTAGAAATGAG GAAAATCGTGGCTGAATACGAGAAGACCATCGCACAGATGATCG AGGATGAACAGAGAGAGAAGTCCATCTCCCACCAAACCGTGCAGCagctggtgctggagaaggagcaagccctggctgacctgaactCTGTGGAGAAGTCTCTGGCTGACCTCTTCAGGCGATACGAGAAGATGAAGGAGGTGCTGGAAGGCTTtcgaaag AATGAGGAGGTGCTGAAGAAGTGTGCACAGGAGTACCTGTCCCGCGTGAAGAAAGAGGAGCAGAGGTACCAGGCCCTGAAGGTGCATGCAGAAGAGAAACTGGACAG AGCCAATGCAGAGATTGCCCAGGTTCGAGGCAAGGCCCAGCAGGAGCAGGCGGCCTACCAGGCTAGCCTGAGGAAGGAGCAGCTTCGAGTGGATGCTCTAGAAAGAACGCTGGAGCAGAAG
- the Tacc2 gene encoding transforming acidic coiled-coil-containing protein 2 isoform X29, producing the protein MAFDSWQMWSPVEWARWMWAAVSSSGDSRLLAAQENSRKRSSDSEEAFETPESTTPVKAPPAPPPPPPEVTPEPEVIEPPAPEEPGCISEPVVVPDGPRSESVEGSPFRPSHSSSAVFDEDKPIASSGTYNLDFDSIELVDNFQSLEPCSADYKGQECKVSTRRKSTESVPPSKTTLSRSLSLQASDFDGASCPGSPEAGTLATDACGTGSNSASSTLKRTKKTRPPSLKKKQATKKPTETPPVKETQQEPGEESPVPSEEHLAPETKTESATPEGTGCTLSEETSLESAAVPTATCPLTLESVEDVSPLVSGGGRVQNSPPVGRKSVPLTTASEAVEVTLPDGGGQEDLPAKGLSVRLEFDYSEDKGSWESQQENAPPTKKIGKKPVAKMPLRRPKLKKTPEKLDNTPASPPRSPAEPSDIPIAKGTYTFDIDKWDDPNFNPFSSTSKMQESPTLSQQSYNFDPDACEESLDPFKASSKTPSSPSKSPASFEIPASTIEADGDGLNKPAKKKKTPLKTDTFRVKKSPKRSPLSDPPSQDPTPAATPEAPPVSTVVHATDEEKLAVTSQKWTCMTVDLDADKQDFPQPSDLSNFVNETKFNSPSEELDYRNSYEIEYMEKLGSSLPQDDDTPKKQALYLMFDTPQESPVKSPPVRMSDSPTPCSGSSFEDTEALVNATAKLQHPVPRGLASNQEPLLQLPEKSSQKELEAMALGTPAEAIEITAPEGAFASADALLSRLAHPASLCGALGYLEPDLAEKNPPVFAQKLQREATHPPDVSISKTTLYSRIGPTEVEKPPGLLFQQPDLDSALQVARAEVIAKEREVSEWRDKYEESRREVVEMRKIVAEYEKTIAQMIEDEQREKSISHQTVQQLVLEKEQALADLNSVEKSLADLFRRYEKMKEVLEGFRKNEEVLKKCAQEYLSRVKKEEQRYQALKVHAEEKLDRANAEIAQVRGKAQQEQAAYQASLRKEQLRVDALERTLEQKNKEIEELTKICDELIAKMGKS; encoded by the exons ATGGCTTTTGACTCCTGGCAGATGTGGTCCCCAGTGGAATGGGCCCGGTGGATGTGGGCAGCCGTGAGCAGCAGTGGGGACTCCAGGCTGCTAGCTGCCCAGGAAAACTCCAGGAAGAG GAGTTCCGACTCTGAGGAAGCCTTTGAGACCCCCGAGTCAACAACCCCTGTCAAAGCTCCACcagctcctccccctccaccccctgaAGTCACCCCGGAGCCTGAGGTCATCGAACCACCAGCCCCAGAAGAACCAG GATGCATTTCTGAGCCGGTCGTGGTTCCCGATGGCCCTCGCAGCGAGTCCGTGGAAGGAAGCCCTTTCCGTCCTTCGCACTCCTCCTCGGCGGTGTTCGATGAAGACAAGCCGATAGCCAGCAGCGGGACATACAACTTAGACTTTGACAGCATCGAGCTGGTGGATAACTTTCAGAGTTTGGAGCCATGCTCTGCCGACTATAAGGGTCAGGAGTGTAAGGTGAGCACGCGGAGGAAATCCACCGAGTCCGTGCCACCCTCCAAGACCACGCTGTCCCGCTCGCTCAGCCTGCAAGCCAGCGACTTCGACGGTGCTTCGTGCCCCGGCAGCCCGGAAGCTGGGACCCTTGCCACAGATGCGTGTGGCACAGGATCCAACAGTGCTTCTAGCACCCTTAAGCGAACTAAAAAAACACGGCCACcttccttaaaaaagaaacaagctacCAAGAAACCCACAGAAACCCCCCCAGTGAAGGAGACCCAACAGGAGCCAGGTGAAGAGAGTCCGGTGCCCAGTGAGGAACACTTAGcaccagagacaaagacagaatcgGCCACACCTGAGGGCACTGGTTGCACCTTGTCAGAAGAGACATCTCTGGAGTCTGCTGCTGTGCCCACAGCTACCTGTCCTCTGACTTTGGAGAGTGTGGAAGACGTTAGCCCTCTGGTTTCTGGAGGTGGCAGAGTGCAGAACTCACCCCCTGTGGGGAGGAAATCAGTGCCTCTTACCACAGCCTCTGAGGCAGTGGAGGTGACGCTGCCGGACGGTGGGGGGCAAGAGGACTTGCCTGCCAAAGGGCTGTCAGTGAGGCTGGAGTTTGACTACTCTGAGGACAAGGGAAGTTGGGAGAGTCAGCAGGAGAACGCCCCTCCCACCAAAAAGATAGGCAAGAAGCCAGTTGCCAAAATGCCCCTAAGGAGGCCAAAGCTGAAAAAGACCCCAGAGAAACTGGACaacactcctgcctcacctccaaGGTCCCCTGCTGAACCCAGTGACATCCCTATTGCTAAAGGTACCTACACCTTTGATATAGACAAGTGGGATGACCCCAATTTTAACCCTTTTTCCTCCACCTCGAAAATGCAAGAGTCTCCCACACTGTCCCAACAATCGTACAACTTTGACCCCGACGCCTGTGAAGAGTCCCTTGACCCCTTTAAGGCATCCTCTAAGACCCCCAGTTCACCttctaaatccccagcctctttCGAGATCCCAGCCAGCACCATCGAAGCGGACGGGGATGGGTTGAATAAACCCGCCAAGAAGAAGAAGACTCCATTGAAGAC TGACACATTTAGGGTGAAGAAGTCTCCAAAGCGGTCTCCTCTGTCTGATCCGCCTTCTCAG GACCCCACTCCAGCTGCCACACCGGAAGCACCTCCAGTCTCTACCGTGGTCCACGCCACAGATGAGGAAAAGTTGGCCGTCACTAGCCAGAAGTGGACATGTATGACAGTGGACTTGGATGCTGACAAACAGGATTTCCCGCAGCCCTCAGACCTATCTAACTTTGTAAATGAGACCAAATTCAATTCACCCTCGGAGG agctggACTACAGAAACTCCTATGAAATTGAATACATGGAAAAGCTTGGCTCCTCCTTACCT CAGGACGATGACACTCCGAAGAAGCAGGCCTTGTACCTTATGTTTGACACCCCTCAGGAGAGCCCCGTCAAGTCTCCTCCGGTCCGGATGTCGGATTCCCCAACTCCATGTTCAGG GTCGAGTTTTGAGGACACCGAAGCCCTGGTGAATGCAACAGCAAAGCTCCAGCATCCAGTCCCTAGAGGGCTGGCCTCCAATCAGGAGCCTCTCTTGCAGCTGCCGGAAAAATCCTCCCAGAAGGAGCTGGAGGCCATGGCCTTGGGCACCCCCGCAGAAGCAATTGAAATC ACAGCTCCAGAGGGTGCCTTTGCCTCTGCAGATGCCCTCCTCAGCAGGCTGGCCCATCCTGCTTCTCTCTGTGGTGCACTTGGCTATCTGGAGCCTGATTTAGCAGAAAAGAACCCCCCAGTATTTGCCCAGAAACTTCAG AGGGAAGCCACTCACCCACCAGATGTCTCCATCTCCAAAACTACCTTGTACTCCCGCATCGGGCCCACCGAGGTGGAGAAACCCCCAGGCCTTCTGTTCCAGCAGCCAGACCTGGACTCTGCACTCCAAGTTGCCAGAGCAGAG GTCATCGCCAAGGAGAGAGAAGTCTCAGAGTGGAGGGATAAATATGAAGAAAGCCGGCGGGAAGTGGTAGAAATGAG GAAAATCGTGGCTGAATACGAGAAGACCATCGCACAGATGATCG AGGATGAACAGAGAGAGAAGTCCATCTCCCACCAAACCGTGCAGCagctggtgctggagaaggagcaagccctggctgacctgaactCTGTGGAGAAGTCTCTGGCTGACCTCTTCAGGCGATACGAGAAGATGAAGGAGGTGCTGGAAGGCTTtcgaaag AATGAGGAGGTGCTGAAGAAGTGTGCACAGGAGTACCTGTCCCGCGTGAAGAAAGAGGAGCAGAGGTACCAGGCCCTGAAGGTGCATGCAGAAGAGAAACTGGACAG AGCCAATGCAGAGATTGCCCAGGTTCGAGGCAAGGCCCAGCAGGAGCAGGCGGCCTACCAGGCTAGCCTGAGGAAGGAGCAGCTTCGAGTGGATGCTCTAGAAAGAACGCTGGAGCAGAAG
- the Tacc2 gene encoding transforming acidic coiled-coil-containing protein 2 isoform X21: MAFDSWQMWSPVEWARWMWAAVSSSGDSRLLAAQENSRKRSSDSEEAFETPESTTPVKAPPAPPPPPPEVTPEPEVIEPPAPEEPGCISEPVVVPDGPRSESVEGSPFRPSHSSSAVFDEDKPIASSGTYNLDFDSIELVDNFQSLEPCSADYKGQECKVSTRRKSTESVPPSKTTLSRSLSLQASDFDGASCPGSPEAGTLATDACGTGSNSASSTLKRTKKTRPPSLKKKQATKKPTETPPVKETQQEPGEESPVPSEEHLAPETKTESATPEGTGCTLSEETSLESAAVPTATCPLTLESVEDVSPLVSGGGRVQNSPPVGRKSVPLTTASEAVEVTLPDGGGQEDLPAKGLSVRLEFDYSEDKGSWESQQENAPPTKKIGKKPVAKMPLRRPKLKKTPEKLDNTPASPPRSPAEPSDIPIAKGTYTFDIDKWDDPNFNPFSSTSKMQESPTLSQQSYNFDPDACEESLDPFKASSKTPSSPSKSPASFEIPASTIEADGDGLNKPAKKKKTPLKTMVEDVMSVCSLFDTFRVKKSPKRSPLSDPPSQDPTPAATPEAPPVSTVVHATDEEKLAVTSQKWTCMTVDLDADKQDFPQPSDLSNFVNETKFNSPSEGKQLSGQPDPHLALENTDPRGQRPRKDSCQPELDYRNSYEIEYMEKLGSSLPQDDDTPKKQALYLMFDTPQESPVKSPPVRMSDSPTPCSGSSFEDTEALVNATAKLQHPVPRGLASNQEPLLQLPEKSSQKELEAMALGTPAEAIEITAPEGAFASADALLSRLAHPASLCGALGYLEPDLAEKNPPVFAQKLQEELEFAVMRIEALKLARQIALASRSRQDTKREATHPPDVSISKTTLYSRIGPTEVEKPPGLLFQQPDLDSALQVARAEVIAKEREVSEWRDKYEESRREVVEMRKIVAEYEKTIAQMIEDEQREKSISHQTVQQLVLEKEQALADLNSVEKSLADLFRRYEKMKEVLEGFRKNEEVLKKCAQEYLSRVKKEEQRYQALKVHAEEKLDRANAEIAQVRGKAQQEQAAYQASLRKEQLRVDALERTLEQKNKEIEELTKICDELIAKMGKS, from the exons ATGGCTTTTGACTCCTGGCAGATGTGGTCCCCAGTGGAATGGGCCCGGTGGATGTGGGCAGCCGTGAGCAGCAGTGGGGACTCCAGGCTGCTAGCTGCCCAGGAAAACTCCAGGAAGAG GAGTTCCGACTCTGAGGAAGCCTTTGAGACCCCCGAGTCAACAACCCCTGTCAAAGCTCCACcagctcctccccctccaccccctgaAGTCACCCCGGAGCCTGAGGTCATCGAACCACCAGCCCCAGAAGAACCAG GATGCATTTCTGAGCCGGTCGTGGTTCCCGATGGCCCTCGCAGCGAGTCCGTGGAAGGAAGCCCTTTCCGTCCTTCGCACTCCTCCTCGGCGGTGTTCGATGAAGACAAGCCGATAGCCAGCAGCGGGACATACAACTTAGACTTTGACAGCATCGAGCTGGTGGATAACTTTCAGAGTTTGGAGCCATGCTCTGCCGACTATAAGGGTCAGGAGTGTAAGGTGAGCACGCGGAGGAAATCCACCGAGTCCGTGCCACCCTCCAAGACCACGCTGTCCCGCTCGCTCAGCCTGCAAGCCAGCGACTTCGACGGTGCTTCGTGCCCCGGCAGCCCGGAAGCTGGGACCCTTGCCACAGATGCGTGTGGCACAGGATCCAACAGTGCTTCTAGCACCCTTAAGCGAACTAAAAAAACACGGCCACcttccttaaaaaagaaacaagctacCAAGAAACCCACAGAAACCCCCCCAGTGAAGGAGACCCAACAGGAGCCAGGTGAAGAGAGTCCGGTGCCCAGTGAGGAACACTTAGcaccagagacaaagacagaatcgGCCACACCTGAGGGCACTGGTTGCACCTTGTCAGAAGAGACATCTCTGGAGTCTGCTGCTGTGCCCACAGCTACCTGTCCTCTGACTTTGGAGAGTGTGGAAGACGTTAGCCCTCTGGTTTCTGGAGGTGGCAGAGTGCAGAACTCACCCCCTGTGGGGAGGAAATCAGTGCCTCTTACCACAGCCTCTGAGGCAGTGGAGGTGACGCTGCCGGACGGTGGGGGGCAAGAGGACTTGCCTGCCAAAGGGCTGTCAGTGAGGCTGGAGTTTGACTACTCTGAGGACAAGGGAAGTTGGGAGAGTCAGCAGGAGAACGCCCCTCCCACCAAAAAGATAGGCAAGAAGCCAGTTGCCAAAATGCCCCTAAGGAGGCCAAAGCTGAAAAAGACCCCAGAGAAACTGGACaacactcctgcctcacctccaaGGTCCCCTGCTGAACCCAGTGACATCCCTATTGCTAAAGGTACCTACACCTTTGATATAGACAAGTGGGATGACCCCAATTTTAACCCTTTTTCCTCCACCTCGAAAATGCAAGAGTCTCCCACACTGTCCCAACAATCGTACAACTTTGACCCCGACGCCTGTGAAGAGTCCCTTGACCCCTTTAAGGCATCCTCTAAGACCCCCAGTTCACCttctaaatccccagcctctttCGAGATCCCAGCCAGCACCATCGAAGCGGACGGGGATGGGTTGAATAAACCCGCCAAGAAGAAGAAGACTCCATTGAAGAC GATGGTTGAAGATGTGATGTCTGTGTGTTCTCTGTT TGACACATTTAGGGTGAAGAAGTCTCCAAAGCGGTCTCCTCTGTCTGATCCGCCTTCTCAG GACCCCACTCCAGCTGCCACACCGGAAGCACCTCCAGTCTCTACCGTGGTCCACGCCACAGATGAGGAAAAGTTGGCCGTCACTAGCCAGAAGTGGACATGTATGACAGTGGACTTGGATGCTGACAAACAGGATTTCCCGCAGCCCTCAGACCTATCTAACTTTGTAAATGAGACCAAATTCAATTCACCCTCGGAGGGTAAGCAACTCAGTGGCCAGCCAGACCCACACCTTGCCTTGGAGAATACTGACCCTAGGGGGCAAAGACCCAGAAAAGATTCTTGCCAGCCAG agctggACTACAGAAACTCCTATGAAATTGAATACATGGAAAAGCTTGGCTCCTCCTTACCT CAGGACGATGACACTCCGAAGAAGCAGGCCTTGTACCTTATGTTTGACACCCCTCAGGAGAGCCCCGTCAAGTCTCCTCCGGTCCGGATGTCGGATTCCCCAACTCCATGTTCAGG GTCGAGTTTTGAGGACACCGAAGCCCTGGTGAATGCAACAGCAAAGCTCCAGCATCCAGTCCCTAGAGGGCTGGCCTCCAATCAGGAGCCTCTCTTGCAGCTGCCGGAAAAATCCTCCCAGAAGGAGCTGGAGGCCATGGCCTTGGGCACCCCCGCAGAAGCAATTGAAATC ACAGCTCCAGAGGGTGCCTTTGCCTCTGCAGATGCCCTCCTCAGCAGGCTGGCCCATCCTGCTTCTCTCTGTGGTGCACTTGGCTATCTGGAGCCTGATTTAGCAGAAAAGAACCCCCCAGTATTTGCCCAGAAACTTCAG GAGGAATTAGAGTTTGCTGTCATGCGGATAGAAGCCTTGAAGCTGGCCAGGCAGATCGCCCTGGCTTCTCGCAGCCGCCAGGACACCAAG AGGGAAGCCACTCACCCACCAGATGTCTCCATCTCCAAAACTACCTTGTACTCCCGCATCGGGCCCACCGAGGTGGAGAAACCCCCAGGCCTTCTGTTCCAGCAGCCAGACCTGGACTCTGCACTCCAAGTTGCCAGAGCAGAG GTCATCGCCAAGGAGAGAGAAGTCTCAGAGTGGAGGGATAAATATGAAGAAAGCCGGCGGGAAGTGGTAGAAATGAG GAAAATCGTGGCTGAATACGAGAAGACCATCGCACAGATGATCG AGGATGAACAGAGAGAGAAGTCCATCTCCCACCAAACCGTGCAGCagctggtgctggagaaggagcaagccctggctgacctgaactCTGTGGAGAAGTCTCTGGCTGACCTCTTCAGGCGATACGAGAAGATGAAGGAGGTGCTGGAAGGCTTtcgaaag AATGAGGAGGTGCTGAAGAAGTGTGCACAGGAGTACCTGTCCCGCGTGAAGAAAGAGGAGCAGAGGTACCAGGCCCTGAAGGTGCATGCAGAAGAGAAACTGGACAG AGCCAATGCAGAGATTGCCCAGGTTCGAGGCAAGGCCCAGCAGGAGCAGGCGGCCTACCAGGCTAGCCTGAGGAAGGAGCAGCTTCGAGTGGATGCTCTAGAAAGAACGCTGGAGCAGAAG